The DNA segment TCGTCCTGGAAAGGGGTCGAATCGTCGAGAAGGGACATCATGCCGATCTGCTGGCCAAGGGGGGCATCTATGCGGGCATGTGGAACCGCCAGCGCGAGGCGGCAGAGGCGGCCGAGCGCCTCCGGCGTACGGTCGAGGAGGACGCCGAAGGGTATCTGGACTTGAACCGCAGACGGGCCGGGCAGGATCCGGCCGCGCCGGGAGCCGGGGAATGATCGACTCGCTGATATCGAGCATCCGCAAGACCGTCGTGCCGGTCCACCGTGAGGCGAGGCCCTTCCTGCTGATCTGCGCCGTCGCGGCACTGATCCTGTTCGTCCTGTCCTCGCCTTTCGCCTGGCTGGCCGTGCTGCTCGGACTTTGGGTGGCCTACTTCTTCCGCGATCCCGTCCGCGTCACGCCGGTCGCGCCGGGGTTGGTGGTCAGCGGTGCCGACGGGCGCGTCTCGTCGGTCGCCGAGGCTGTGCCGCCGCCCGAGCTCGGGCTCGGCGACCGGCCGCTGCCGCGCGTCTCGGTCTTCATGAATGTCTTCAACGTCCATGTGAACCGCGCGCCGGTGTCCGGCCGGATCGCCAGGATCGCCTATCGACCGGGGGCAT comes from the Tepidamorphus gemmatus genome and includes:
- a CDS encoding phosphatidylserine decarboxylase, with the protein product MIDSLISSIRKTVVPVHREARPFLLICAVAALILFVLSSPFAWLAVLLGLWVAYFFRDPVRVTPVAPGLVVSGADGRVSSVAEAVPPPELGLGDRPLPRVSVFMNVFNVHVNRAPVSGRIARIAYRPGAFLNADLDKASEDNERNCFRIETDAGATIGVVQIAGLVARRIVCFVREGEAVVAGDRIGLIRFGSRVDHYLPPGTRPLVTVGQTAIAGETVIADLGADRAGTAERTYRVS